Part of the Caldalkalibacillus thermarum genome, TTCCCAATCGGGATTGTTAACGACCATTGCCTGGGGCATTGACGGGAAAGTGGAGTATGCTTTAGAGGGCAGTATTTTCATTGCTGGCGCCGCGGTCCAATGGTTGCGGGACGGACTTAAACTTATTGACTCGGCGCCAGATTCAGAGTACTATGCCACTAAAGTGGACGACACGGGCGGGGTGTATGTGGTGCCAGCCTTTGCCGGACTGGGTGCCCCCTATTGGGACATGTACGCCAGAGGGGCCATATTCGGCTTAACCAGGGGGACGCGCAAAGAACACATTATCCGGGCCACGTTGGAATCGTTGGCCTACCAAACCAAAGATGTCTTGGATGCCATGCAAAAAGATGCCGACTTAAAGTTGAAGACTCTTAAAGTGGACGGCGGTGCAGTGACCAATAACTTCCTGATGCAGTTTCAGGCCGATATATTGGGCGTCAATGTAGAGCGGCCAAAAGTCACCGAAACAACCGCGTTGGGAGCAGCTTATCTAGCCGGCCTTGAAGTTGGTTTTTGGAACAAAGATGAAATTATACACAATGCCCAATTGGATACGACGTTTCAACCCCATATGTCCGCTGAGAAAAGAGACACGCTGTATAAAAAGTGGCAAAAGGCGGTTAAGCGTACCATGAACTGGGAAAAATATGAGGAATAGGGTGAAATGAGAAAAATGCCTCCCTGTACAGGGGGGCATCGGACTGTAAAGGAGGATGGACGTGAATTCTCCTATTGTGGATATGGTTCAATCACAAGTGATTGCCGCCATTCATAAACCGGAGTTGATTGATGAAGCAGTTGGCAGCAAGGCCAACATCGCTTTTCTCTTAACCGGTGATCTGCTTGCGATCAAGGACTATGTGCACCGGTTGAAATCGGCAGGAATGTCAGTTTTTATTCATTTTGATTTTATCGAAGGGCTGTCCAATCACAAAAGTGCCATCCAATATGCGGCCAGAGAATGGCAACCAGATGGCATCATTACCACCCGCAACCAGTTGATCAAAGCGGCCAAAGAAGAGGGACTGCTGACCATCCAGCGCATTTTTCTGATTGACTCCAGTGCTTTGAAGCGGGGGATTGAACTGGTCCGGTCCTGCGGGCCGGATGCGATTGAGGTCCTGCCTGGGCTGATGCCCCGAGTGATTTATGAGTTAACAGAAGAGCTCCCCATTCCCTTAATTGCAGGTGGCCTGATCAAGCACAAGGAAGAAATCTTGGAAGCCTTGCGGGCCGGGGCGCTAGCCACCTCTGTGGGGGATCCTAAGTTATGGCACTTAGACCTCTAGATAACTGCTCTCTATACCCTCCCGCCCTGATCAGAAACAACAGGGCATCCGTGAATTTTACTGTAATTCCTGTTAAACTAAAAGTATCTTAATCTTGATGTTGAACTTGAAGTTGAAGCGGGGTGTCCAGCGTGGCTTTTGATCCACATTTCTCAGGCCTTTCTCCACGATTCGTAGATCAGTTAAAAACCTATTGTGCGGCTAACAAAAAGGTGAAAAAAGTTATTCTATTTGGTTCCCGGGCCAGAGGTGAACATCGCCAAACCTCCGATATAGATTTAGCAATAGAAACTGATCAAGCTTCTCACAGTCAGCAAAATTTGATTGAGGACGCCATACGTGAAATCCCAACACCCCTAAAAGTTGATGTTTTGTTTATAGACCGGTTGGAAAATGAAGATTTGATAGGGGATATTATGCGGGAGGGAGTGGTGATCTATGACCAGGGAGAGACTTCACCGCAAACTTGAGGAATATAGACGAGCCTGTAAAAGATTAGAAGAAGCTATTAACCTTCCGCTAGATCATGATATTGTTTATGATGGGGTCATACAACGGTTTGAATTCACATTTGAATTAAGCTGGAAACTGATGAAAATGTTCTTGGAGTATGCTGGAGTCACTGAAATCCGGAGTCCCAGAGCAGCTATACAGGAAGCATATGCTTATGGCTTGATCGAACAAGGAGAACAATGGATAGCAATGATGATCGATCGGAATAAAACATCGCACATCTACGATGAGAAGGAAGCAAGGTTGATCTATGATAAAGTTAAGAATAAATATTATAAACTTTTTAATCAGCTTAGGAAACGGATGGAGAAGGAAATGGAGATCGAACAATAAGCAAGCCTCTGAATCTATCCTGGAATTACTGATTCATTCATTAATGTTTTTATGATATAATGAACTCAAGAAGTGCATAGCACAGGTCAGAGAACTGGAGTAGACCGCACAAAATCACTACATACTATGTAGTGTAGTGGTTTTTGCGGTCTTTTTTAATTGTCGACAAGAAAAACAGAAAGGTGATCAAGCATGGGCAAAGAGAAACTGGCTTTTTCCAGAGACAACCGCACCACTATGTTGGAGCGCATGGCTGGAGAACCGTTAGACCTTTTAGTCATCGGCGGGGGAATTACCGGTTGTGGCATTGCCTTGGATGCAACTTTACGTGGACTTAGAGTAGGGCTTATCGAGATGCAGGATTTTGCGGCAGGCACCAGCAGCCGTTCTACCAAACTGATCCACGGCGGCTTGCGTTACTTAAAGCAGGGGGAGATCGGCCTGGTCCGGGAAGTGGGGCGGGAGAGAGCCATTTTGTATCGCAATGCGCCCCATGTTGTGATTCCGGAGCCGATGCTGTTGCCCCTGGTGGAGGGCGGGACATACGGCCGTTTGGCTACCTCTTTTGGTTTGTGGCTGTATGACAGATTGGCCGGGGTGGAGAAAAGTGAACGGAGAGTGATGTTAAATAAGGAAGAGACCTTGGCACGGGAGCCGTTGTTGAAGAAAGACGGCCTGAAGGGCAGCGGCTTATATGTGGAGTACCGTACCGATGATGCCCGCCTGACTCTGGAAGTGATTAAGAGCGCCGTGGAACAGGGAGCGCTGGCGGTTAACTATGCTGAGGCCACAGAGTTTATATATGACCAAGGCAAACTCATCGGCGTGGCAGTCACGGACCGGGTGGAACAAAGGGAATATGCCATCTATGCTGCCAAAATTGTCAATGCCACAGGCCCATGGGTGGATCAGCTCCGCCGAAAAGACAACTCTCTCAAGGGGAAACGTCTGCATTTGACCAAAGGGGTGCATATCGTGGTTGACCAAAGCCGCTTCCCTTTGCGTCAAGCGGTATACTTTGATGTGCCTGACGGTCGCATGGTGTTTGCGATTCCCCGGGATGGC contains:
- a CDS encoding glycerol-3-phosphate responsive antiterminator, producing MDVNSPIVDMVQSQVIAAIHKPELIDEAVGSKANIAFLLTGDLLAIKDYVHRLKSAGMSVFIHFDFIEGLSNHKSAIQYAAREWQPDGIITTRNQLIKAAKEEGLLTIQRIFLIDSSALKRGIELVRSCGPDAIEVLPGLMPRVIYELTEELPIPLIAGGLIKHKEEILEALRAGALATSVGDPKLWHLDL
- a CDS encoding nucleotidyltransferase domain-containing protein: MAFDPHFSGLSPRFVDQLKTYCAANKKVKKVILFGSRARGEHRQTSDIDLAIETDQASHSQQNLIEDAIREIPTPLKVDVLFIDRLENEDLIGDIMREGVVIYDQGETSPQT
- a CDS encoding nucleotidyltransferase substrate binding protein, whose product is MTRERLHRKLEEYRRACKRLEEAINLPLDHDIVYDGVIQRFEFTFELSWKLMKMFLEYAGVTEIRSPRAAIQEAYAYGLIEQGEQWIAMMIDRNKTSHIYDEKEARLIYDKVKNKYYKLFNQLRKRMEKEMEIEQ
- a CDS encoding glycerol-3-phosphate dehydrogenase/oxidase, translated to MGKEKLAFSRDNRTTMLERMAGEPLDLLVIGGGITGCGIALDATLRGLRVGLIEMQDFAAGTSSRSTKLIHGGLRYLKQGEIGLVREVGRERAILYRNAPHVVIPEPMLLPLVEGGTYGRLATSFGLWLYDRLAGVEKSERRVMLNKEETLAREPLLKKDGLKGSGLYVEYRTDDARLTLEVIKSAVEQGALAVNYAEATEFIYDQGKLIGVAVTDRVEQREYAIYAAKIVNATGPWVDQLRRKDNSLKGKRLHLTKGVHIVVDQSRFPLRQAVYFDVPDGRMVFAIPRDGKTYIGTTDTDYQGDLAHPPVDEEDITYLLEAANAMFPTIGLTRDDVESHWAGLRPLIHEDGKSPSELSRKDEIFRSESGLITIAGGKLTGFRKMAERVVDLVVRELEQETGRTFLPCQTATQVLSGGQVGGPEGWPGFVQKHVQELAALNVEKEQAEKLVRRYGSNIRHIIGYLKRMGVQEPEVVVLDPAEGKQKIDPVLKAELCYCVQHEMTVYAEDYLIRRTGAAYFDKDTYVALYPVVNELLNSPSLSCQVIS